One Helianthus annuus cultivar XRQ/B chromosome 7, HanXRQr2.0-SUNRISE, whole genome shotgun sequence genomic region harbors:
- the LOC110876017 gene encoding uncharacterized protein LOC110876017 yields MDKKIVNWATKALSFAGRLQLINSVLSSMHIYWASVFIIPARVINELEKRIRRFLCNAGSDGRIRAKVAWNEVCLPKNEGGLGIRSISDVNKSLMANHIWSIITKRDSIWSGSRTNVWSDMWCSLSPISSFISPRAIANAGFSLQSTVADVIDQNGNWKWPQAWLDLFSVLFTISVPTIVPNSIDRLVWKDLDGKTGEFQSAQDRLTAWEAGSLTNLNLMCCPLCYSDRDSRDHLFFRCSFAEQVWSNVKELVQLRSVDNTWESLLSWADQHSSSKKADNVVYKLLITASSYYIWQERNNRMFKNHKRTVTQVIEVIKNSVRLRIMGFRFRAATTKERIFKLWKIEENEDNVVKPG; encoded by the exons ATGGATAAAAAGATTGTTAATTGGGCAACAAAAGCTTTATCGTTTGCTGGTAGGTTACAGCTTATTAACTCGGTTCTCTCATCGATGCACATTTACTGGGCCTCAGTTTTCATTATTCCGGCTAGGGTTATTAATGAACTTGAAAAGCGTATTCGCAGATTTTTGTGTAATGCGGGTTCAGATGGTAGAATTCGTGCCAAGGTTGCATGGAACGAAGTGTGTTTGCCGAAAAATGAGGGTGGATTGGGCATTAGAAGCATTTCTGATGTCAATAAATCGCTCATGGCAAACCATATTTGGAGTATTATCACGAAGCGGGATTCTATTTGG AGTGGGTCTCGAACCAATGTGTGGAGTGATATGTGGTGCTCGTTAAGTCCGATTAGTTCCTTTATTTCTCCTCGGGCCATTGCCAATGCTGGTTTCTCGTTACAGTCTACAGTCGCAGACGTTATTGATCAAAATGGAAATTGGAAGTGGCCGCAAGCTTGGCTGGATCTCTTTTCGGTGTTATTCACGATCTCGGTTCCGACTATAGTTCCTAACTCTATTGATCGTTTGGTGTGGAAAGATTTGGATGGGAAAACTGGTGAATTCCAATCGGCTCAG GACCGGTTGACAGCTTGGGAAGCAGGGAGTCTTACAAATTTAAATTTGATGTGTTGTCCGCTATGTTACTCGGATCGTGATAGTCGGGATCACTTATTTTTCCGATGCTCTTTTGCGGAGCAAGTGTGGAGTAACGTGAAGGAATTGGTTCAGCTGAGGAGCGTGGATAATACTTGGGAATCGTTATTAAGTTGGGCGGATCAACATTCAAGTTCTAAGAAAGCGGATAACGTTGTGTATAAGTTGTTGATTACGGCTTCGTCTTACTACATCTGGCAAGAGAGGAATAACAGAATGTTTAAAAATCATAAGAGGACGGTAACTCAAGTAATTGAGGTAATTAAAAACTCGGTTCGATTGCGTATCATGGGATTCAGGTTTCGGGCGGCTACAACTAAGGAAAGGATTTTCAAGTTGTGGAAGATTGAAGAGAACGAAGATAATGTAGTGAAGCCAGGCTAA